Proteins from a genomic interval of Halomonas alkaliantarctica:
- the iolB gene encoding 5-deoxy-glucuronate isomerase, whose product MASLLVRPTAPDTQGTVIDVTPESAGWTHVGFRVHKLAKGQRLEASSSDQEVCLVLLTGRATVTCGEHRFEDIGERMDIFEQIPPYAVYLPNGVSYSVEATTDLELAVCAAPGHGNHAPRLIASDNIKQSTRGQGTNTRHVHDILPETEPADSLLVVEVFTPAGNWSSYPPHKHDVDNLPHETLLEETYYHRINPEQGFAFQRVYTDDRSLDETMAVENGCCVLVPKGYHPVGASHGYSLYYLNVMAGPKRAWKFHNDPDHEWLMNV is encoded by the coding sequence ATGGCTTCCCTACTGGTACGCCCCACCGCCCCAGACACCCAAGGCACAGTGATCGACGTTACCCCTGAATCGGCTGGCTGGACGCATGTTGGTTTTCGGGTGCATAAACTCGCAAAGGGCCAGCGCCTGGAGGCCAGCAGCAGTGATCAGGAAGTGTGCCTGGTGCTGCTCACCGGTCGCGCCACGGTAACCTGCGGCGAGCACCGCTTTGAAGATATCGGCGAGCGCATGGATATCTTTGAACAGATTCCACCCTACGCGGTTTACCTACCCAACGGGGTTAGCTACTCGGTGGAAGCAACCACAGACTTAGAACTAGCGGTGTGCGCAGCCCCAGGGCATGGTAATCACGCCCCACGCCTGATCGCGTCTGACAACATCAAGCAAAGCACCCGTGGCCAGGGCACCAACACCCGCCATGTTCACGACATTTTGCCGGAAACCGAACCCGCCGATAGCTTATTAGTCGTTGAAGTATTCACCCCTGCGGGCAACTGGTCGAGTTACCCGCCCCACAAACACGATGTGGATAATTTACCCCACGAAACACTGCTGGAAGAGACGTACTACCACCGGATTAACCCTGAACAGGGCTTCGCCTTTCAGCGCGTTTACACCGATGACCGCAGCCTTGATGAAACCATGGCGGTGGAAAACGGCTGCTGTGTGTTAGTACCCAAGGGCTACCATCCAGTAGGCGCCTCCCATGGCTACTCGCTCTACTACTTAAATGTGATGGCAGGCCCCAAGCGGGCATGGAAATTCCACAACGACCCCGACCACGAGTGGTTGATGAACGTTTGA
- a CDS encoding sulfite exporter TauE/SafE family protein translates to MLPDYSVIAWLLIAFSVYLTGVSKGGFAGGFGTLSVPLMALAISPAQAAGLLLPLLLVMDVFAVKAWWGKQDATEVWRFVPGLFIGVAVGTLLFDSLSEQGLRLVLGVITLLFAAYMLLKPVAKKPISSRWALPAASVCGFTSFMAHAGAPPLNVYLLPRKLSKETFIATCAVSFAVVNVIKLAPYMWLGEINVTSAWASLLLVPIAWIGVRNGLWLQSRVNEKLFYRLVILAMFLVGFNLIYQALS, encoded by the coding sequence ATGCTCCCCGACTACTCCGTCATCGCTTGGTTGTTAATTGCATTTTCCGTTTACCTGACTGGGGTTTCAAAAGGCGGTTTTGCGGGTGGTTTCGGCACCCTATCGGTGCCGCTAATGGCGCTGGCGATCAGCCCCGCCCAGGCAGCGGGCTTACTACTGCCGCTACTGCTGGTGATGGATGTGTTTGCGGTGAAAGCATGGTGGGGCAAGCAGGACGCCACTGAAGTCTGGCGCTTTGTACCGGGCTTATTCATTGGCGTGGCAGTGGGTACACTGCTATTTGACAGTTTGAGCGAACAGGGCTTACGCCTCGTGCTGGGCGTTATCACCTTGCTGTTCGCCGCTTACATGCTGCTGAAGCCCGTGGCCAAGAAGCCTATTTCTTCCCGCTGGGCGCTGCCCGCAGCAAGTGTCTGCGGCTTTACCAGCTTTATGGCCCATGCGGGCGCGCCGCCACTGAACGTCTACCTGCTGCCGCGCAAGCTGTCTAAAGAGACCTTTATTGCGACCTGCGCAGTGTCATTTGCGGTGGTCAACGTGATCAAGCTAGCGCCCTATATGTGGCTTGGCGAAATCAACGTCACCAGCGCCTGGGCGTCACTGCTGCTGGTGCCGATCGCCTGGATCGGCGTGCGCAACGGCCTCTGGCTGCAAAGCCGCGTCAACGAAAAGCTATTCTATCGGCTGGTGATTTTAGCGATGTTTTTAGTCGGTTTTAATCTGATTTATCAGGCGCTGAGCTGA
- a CDS encoding drug/metabolite transporter: MSPAALTLVLVSVCMHAGWNVLGKRNAPSLASFALAYGVGGAVLLPLTLLGPALTALPSEFWVWLTLSGLCQMLYMGGLAWAYARGEVSVLYPIARALPVVLVPLVSLALLSSRVLDMWDGLGMALILAGALCLPLSHPEARRFSTYLTPAMGFALLAAAGTVGYSLIDKQALGLMQGAGHTGLTAGAVFMVLQAVMTLAWAVPLLVLLPAERSRLPALHQQGLPMLVTTGLMMTCTYGLVLIAMALTDEVSYVVALRQLSIPVGVLMGVLWLKEPASRAKAVGTLVMVVGLVLVAL; this comes from the coding sequence TTGAGCCCTGCCGCGCTGACCCTGGTGCTGGTCTCGGTGTGTATGCACGCCGGGTGGAACGTGCTGGGCAAACGCAATGCGCCATCATTAGCCTCTTTTGCCCTGGCTTACGGTGTAGGCGGTGCGGTGTTGCTGCCGCTGACGTTGCTTGGCCCGGCGCTCACTGCATTACCCAGTGAATTCTGGGTCTGGCTGACGCTTTCTGGGTTATGTCAGATGCTCTATATGGGCGGCTTGGCCTGGGCCTATGCGCGTGGAGAAGTGAGCGTGCTTTATCCCATTGCCAGAGCATTACCGGTGGTGCTGGTGCCTCTAGTATCTCTCGCGCTGCTGAGCAGCCGCGTGCTGGATATGTGGGATGGCCTGGGAATGGCGCTAATACTGGCCGGAGCTCTCTGCCTACCGCTTAGCCATCCTGAGGCGCGTCGGTTCTCTACCTATTTAACGCCCGCCATGGGCTTTGCGTTGTTGGCGGCTGCGGGAACGGTGGGCTATTCACTCATCGATAAGCAGGCCTTAGGGCTGATGCAAGGCGCTGGGCACACCGGGCTCACTGCCGGAGCCGTCTTTATGGTGCTTCAGGCGGTGATGACACTGGCTTGGGCGGTACCGCTGCTGGTGTTGCTGCCTGCCGAGCGGAGTCGACTTCCTGCACTTCACCAGCAAGGCCTACCGATGCTAGTCACCACCGGACTGATGATGACCTGCACCTATGGCTTGGTATTGATCGCCATGGCACTCACTGACGAGGTGAGTTACGTGGTGGCGTTGCGCCAGCTTTCTATTCCGGTGGGTGTGCTAATGGGTGTGCTGTGGCTGAAGGAGCCAGCATCCAGGGCAAAAGCCGTCGGCACTCTGGTGATGGTGGTCGGATTGGTGCTAGTGGCGTTGTAA
- a CDS encoding HAD family hydrolase has protein sequence MRLALFDLDDTLLDGDCSDRWNLWMIEQGWISDVEAFMTRAEQMHQAYHAGKLKLEEYLAMTLAPLRGRRVLDVQKEVERFVATHLQPRIFEQAWACLEAHRQAGDTLLLISASSRHLVEPIATTLGIEHVLAVEPSVEHGLNEAARYTGGSEGIFSYRGGKVLRLKQWLTEQQITPSHTTFYSDSRNDLPLLQYVDCPVAVNPDPVLAEVASVEGWRRLDWRSPPGVSSNVLPGKSAHA, from the coding sequence ATGCGCCTGGCCCTGTTTGATCTTGACGATACCCTCCTGGATGGAGACTGCAGCGACCGCTGGAACTTATGGATGATAGAGCAAGGTTGGATCAGCGATGTCGAAGCCTTTATGACGCGGGCTGAGCAAATGCACCAGGCCTATCATGCGGGGAAACTAAAGCTTGAAGAGTACTTAGCCATGACTCTAGCGCCGCTGCGTGGGCGTCGGGTGCTAGATGTGCAAAAAGAGGTCGAGCGCTTTGTCGCTACGCACCTGCAACCGCGTATTTTTGAACAAGCCTGGGCCTGCCTGGAAGCGCATCGCCAGGCAGGCGATACCCTGCTACTGATTTCCGCCTCGTCACGCCATCTCGTCGAGCCGATAGCGACCACCCTGGGCATTGAACACGTGTTGGCGGTAGAGCCAAGCGTGGAGCACGGCCTCAATGAAGCCGCGCGCTATACCGGCGGTAGCGAGGGTATTTTTTCGTATCGCGGCGGCAAGGTGCTGCGTCTAAAACAGTGGCTGACCGAACAGCAGATCACCCCTAGCCACACCACCTTCTATTCAGACTCCCGCAACGACCTTCCGCTACTGCAGTACGTGGATTGCCCGGTGGCGGTCAACCCGGACCCGGTATTGGCCGAGGTAGCTAGTGTTGAAGGGTGGCGGCGCTTAGACTGGCGGTCGCCTCCAGGCGTTTCTTCTAATGTTTTGCCAGGGAAATCGGCGCATGCCTGA